In Sciurus carolinensis chromosome 17, mSciCar1.2, whole genome shotgun sequence, one genomic interval encodes:
- the LOC124969269 gene encoding ubiquitin-conjugating enzyme E2 L3-like: protein MAASRRLMKELEEIRKCGMKNFRNIQVDEANLLTWQGLIVPDNPPYDKGAFRIEINFPSEYPFKPPKITFKTRIYHPNIDEKGQVCLPVISAENWKPATKTDQVIQSLIALVNDPQPEHPLRADLAEEYSKDRKKFCKNAEEFTKKYGEKRPVD, encoded by the coding sequence atggcggccagCAGGAGGCTGATGAAGGAGCTTGAAGAGATCCGCAAATGTGGAATGAAAAACTTCCGTAATATCCAGGTTGATGAAGCTAATTTATTGACTTGGCAAGGGCTTATTGTTCCTGACAACCCTCCATATGATAAGGGGGCCTTCAGAATCGAAATCAACTTTCCATCAGAATACCCATTCAAACCACCTAAGATCACATTTAAAACAAGGATCTACCACCCAAACATCGATGAAAAAGGGCAGGTCTGCCTGCCAGTAATTAGTGCTGAGAACTGGAAACCAGCAACCAAGACCGACCAAGTAATCCAGTCCCTCATAGCACTGGTGAACGACCCCCAGCCCGAGCACCCGCTCCGGGCTGACCTAGCTGAAGAATACTCTAAGGACCGTAAAAAATTCTGTAAGAACGCTGAAGAGTTTACAAAGAAATATGGGGAAAAGCGACCTGTGGACTAA